Part of the Acidimicrobiales bacterium genome, GGCGGCACGAGGAGGGGGACTGCCGTGAGCGAACGAACCGTGGTCATCGTGGGCGCCGGATTCGCGGGCCTGTCGGCCGCCGAGACCCTGCGCGCCGAGGGCTTCGAGGGCCGGGTGATCCTCGTGGGCGACGAGGTCCACCCGCCCTACAGCCGGCCACCCCTCTCCAAGGGCGTGCTGCGCGGGGAGACGCCGCCCGAGGCGACGGCCTTCCACGCCGCCTCCTGGTACGACGACAACGCCGTCGACCTGGTGCTCGGCAGCCGCGCCACCGTCCTGCGCCCGGCCGAACGCCGGCTCGACCTGGCCGACGGCCGGTCGCTCCCCTACGACCGGCTGCTGCTGGCCACGGGCGGCCGCGCCCGCACGCTCGACGTGCCCGGCGCCGACCTGCCGGGCGTGCACACGCTGCGCACCCTCGACGACGCGCTCACCATCCGGGAGCGGCTCTCGCCCGACGTCCCGGTCGTCGTGGTCGGCGCGGGCTTCATCGGCGCCGAGGTGGCGGCGTCGGCGCGCACCCTGGGGTGCGAGGTGACGCTGCTGGAGATAGCCGACCTGCCGCTGGGGCGGGTGCTCGGCCCCGAGGTCGGCCGGGTCTACGCGGCGATGCACCGGGACCACGGGGTCGACCTGCGGTGCGGCGTCGGCGTCGAGCGCATCGCCGGCGACGACCAGGTGCGCCAGGTGGTCGCCACCGACGGGTCGGTCCACGAGGCTGCCGTCGTCGTGGTCGGCGTGGGGATGACGCCCGAGACCGACGTCGGGAGGACGGCGTCGGCCACCGCCGGCAACGGGATCGTCGTCGACGACCGGTGCCGCACCTCCGTGCCCGACGTCTACGCCGCCGGCGACGTCGCCTTGCACCCCAACCCCGTCCTCGGGGTGACGCTGCGGGTGGAGCAGTGGCAGAACGCCCAGCACCAGGCCCAGGCCGCCGCCCGCAACATGCTGGGCCGGGACGTGCCCTTCGCCGAGGTGCCCTGGTTCTGGTCGGACCAGTACGACGTGAACCTGCAGATGGCCGGCCTTCCCGGCCCCGACGACACGGCGGTCTTCCGCGGCGACGTCGACGCGCTGGACTTCAGCGTCTTCTACCTGCGCGACGGCGCCGTCCGGGGCGTCGCCGGCGTCAACCGGGCGCTCGACGTCCGGGCCGGCCGCCGGCTGATCGCCGGGGGGGCGGTCGTGACGGCGGGTGAGCTCGCCGACGAGTCGTGCGACCTGCGAGGGCTCACCGGTGCGCGGGCCGGAGCCCGCTAGGCC contains:
- a CDS encoding FAD-dependent oxidoreductase, producing the protein MSERTVVIVGAGFAGLSAAETLRAEGFEGRVILVGDEVHPPYSRPPLSKGVLRGETPPEATAFHAASWYDDNAVDLVLGSRATVLRPAERRLDLADGRSLPYDRLLLATGGRARTLDVPGADLPGVHTLRTLDDALTIRERLSPDVPVVVVGAGFIGAEVAASARTLGCEVTLLEIADLPLGRVLGPEVGRVYAAMHRDHGVDLRCGVGVERIAGDDQVRQVVATDGSVHEAAVVVVGVGMTPETDVGRTASATAGNGIVVDDRCRTSVPDVYAAGDVALHPNPVLGVTLRVEQWQNAQHQAQAAARNMLGRDVPFAEVPWFWSDQYDVNLQMAGLPGPDDTAVFRGDVDALDFSVFYLRDGAVRGVAGVNRALDVRAGRRLIAGGAVVTAGELADESCDLRGLTGARAGAR